The genomic DNA GCTTCGGTGTGCGTCTGGATGCGGGCAACGGCTTTACAAACGCAAAAATCACTCCCCACTACGACTCACTGCTGGTGAAAGTTTCCACTCACTCGCTCCAGTTTCACCGCGCAGCAAGCAAAATGCTCCGCTCCCTGAGCGAATTCAGAATAAGAGGGGTGAAAACCAATATCCCCTTCCTTGAAAAAGTCATAAACCACAAGGATTTCCTTGAGGGCAACATATGCACAACCTTCGTGGACAACACCCCGGAGCTTTTTCAGTTTCCCGCACCGAAGGACAGAGCAACCAAGGCGCTTATGTTCCTTGCCAATAACATTGTGAACAACCCGTCCGGAGTTAAGCTCACCCCTGAGCGCATACTGCCCAAGACCGATGCGCCGCTGATCCCCTACGGAGAAAAAATCCCCTCCGGCACCAGGGATATACTCATGCGCAGCGGTGTACAGGGAGTGATGGATCACATCCGCAACTCAAAAGAGGTTCTTTTTACAGATACAACATTCAGGGATGCCCACCAGTCGCTCCTTGCTACCAGAGTGCGCACAAATGACATGCTGAAAATCTCCGATGCATACGCAAGACACCTCAGCCAGCTTTTTTCACTGGAGATGTGGGGAGGCGCAACATTCGACGTGGCATACAGATTCCTCAAGGAATCGCCGTGGGACAGGCTCCGTCTGCTCCGTGAGCGCATACCGAATGTACTTTTCCAGATGCTTCTGCGCGCCTCAAACGCAGTGGGTTACACCAATTATCCCGATAACGTGGTGAAGGCTTTCATCAAACAGGCCTCCGAATCCGGCATTGACGTATTCAGAATATTCGACTGCTTCAACTGGACCGATCAGATGATTCCCGCCATTGAGGAAGTTAAGAAGAACGGCCGCATAGCAGAGGCGGCAATCTGTTATACCGGGGACATAGAAAACCCCGCAAAAAGCAAATACTCCCTCAAATACTACACCGGACTGGCGAAAGAACTGGCTGACGCCGGTACGGATATAATAGGCATTAAGGATATGGCAGGGCTGCTTAAACCTTACGCCGCGAAAACCCTTGTGAAGGCTATCAAGGAGGAGACGGGGCTTCCCGTTCACTTCCACACCCACGACACAAGCGGAAACGGCGAGGCCGCAGTGCTCATGGCAATAGAGGGCGGAGCAGACATAGTTGACGCAGCCATAAGCTCCATGAGCGGGCTTACCAGCCAGCCGAACCTGAACTCCGTACTCGCAGCCACAGCATTCACCAGAAAAGCGTCCTCGGTAGATGCGGAGTGGAGCCAGAAAGTTTCCGACTATTTTGAGCGTGTGCGCCGGTACTACTTCCCGTTTGAAAGCGGGCTCAAATCCGCAACCGCTGAGGTCTACAAGCATGAGATCCCCGGCGGACAGTACTCAAACCTCATTGTGCAGGTGGAGGCCATGGGGCTTATCGACCGCTGGGAAGAGGTGCGCAATATGTACGCCCATGTAAATGCCGAACTGGGCGATATAATCAAGGTTACCCCATCATCCAAGGTGGTCGGAGATTTTGCACTATTTCTCGTTAGAAACAATCTTTCAGTTGACGATATATACGATAAGAGTGATACACTGTCATATCCGGACTCAGTTGTGTCATTTTTCAAAGGGATGCTCGGCCAGCCTTACGGCGGCTTCCCTTACAGACTTCAAAAAGCTGTTCTGAAAGATGAAAAACCCATAACCGAACGTCCGGGGGATGCTCTGGCTCCCTATGACTTCGAGGCGGCACATGCTGAGCTCAAAAACACCTTCGGGCGTGATTTTAACAATGAAGAAGTTTTAGCATATGCTCTCTATCCGGCAGTATTTAAGGATTTCGTAAAATTCACAGCCGAATACGGAGATCCGTCAGTGTTTGATACCAAATCCTTCTTCTACCCCCTCCGTAAGGAAGAAGAGATAGAGGTGAGGATAGAACAGGGTAAGACACTGATAATCAAATACCTCGGCGAGAGCATGCCCGATGAGAAAGGCTTCCGCAAAGTTTACTTTGAGTTAAATGGAACCCCGCGTACAGTTAAAATTAAAGATAACACATTGACAGACATTATAAAGTCAAATATTAAAGGTGAACTGGGCAATCCGCAGGATATATGCGCCACAATGCCCGGAGCAATCACCAAAATAAACGTGAAAAAAGGTGATAAGGTCAGCAAGGGCGATCTTCTTGCAGTGACCGAAGCCATGAAAATCGAGACCAAGATTTCCGCCGCATCCGGCGGTGAAGTTGCAGAAGTCCTCTTAAACCAAGGGGATAAGATTGAGGCGGGCGACCTCATAATAAAACTGAGCTGACAAGGGCTTTTTACGGAAGTCCCCCTTCACTGACGAAAAGCCCGTCAGCTCACGGCGTAGTCTGAATTGGGCGATTCAGGCTAAGTTCCTTCCAGCTTGAGGGTTAAGGCGGCTCCGGTTTTCCGGGGTCGCCTCCCCTCTTTACTATTAATGCCAAATTCCCTTCCATGGGAATTTGACATACACGCTCGCGGTCTGCAAAGCAGACCTTCGCTTCGCACGACGCAGTTCCATCCATGGAACTGTGACAATTAGCCGAACTCAGGTTCCGCTGAAATCTCCGCAATAAATTGCTTCGATTCGCTCCACGGACACGTCCCTGTGTCTCGTTTTTCCCGCTCCAAAAACTACATCCTGTGTTTTTTACGCACACGCTCGCGCCGTGATAAACACGGCTTCGCTTCGCACGGCGCATGTCCTGTATTGATAATCCAAAATTCACCATCCCTGGGAATTTTGGATACACGCTCGCGCCGTGGTAAACACGGCTTCGCTTCGCACGGCGCAGTTCCATCCTTGGAACTGTCTGAGACTCTGTGCCGGCGCCCGGAGTGAAGTTCAGACAGTTCTGAGATACTCCGCCACACGCAGGCAGACATCAAGGGGAATACCCGTTTCGATGTTGATCTCCTCCGCTGTGATCCCTTTGCGGGCATATATATCAGGCATGGTTTCAAGGAGTTTTCTCAGGCGTTTTTCTCCCAGCCCTTCAATCCCCAGCATCGGCGATTTGGTGAGGTTTTTCAGCGCAAGGCTGCGGGAATAAGTGATTGCGAACCTGTGCGCCTCGTCCCTCATCCTCTGAACAGACATCAGAAGCGGATCATTTTTCTTAAGATTAACAGGATTCTTACGCCCGTAAAGGTGTATGGACTCTATGGATTCCGCACCTTCGTGCTTCA from Geovibrio ferrireducens includes the following:
- a CDS encoding pyruvate carboxylase; translated protein: MRIKKLMSANRGEIAIRTFRACTELGIRTVAVYSTEDRYSLHRYKADEAYHIGRGLDPVAAYLNIDEIVELAVRENIDAIHPGYGFLAENADFAAACEDKGIIFVGPSPETIKIFGDKKSAKDLAVSCGVPVIRGSKGVVQDLAEAKKAAADIGFPVLLKAIAGGGGRGIRIARDDRELADNFDSAKSEALKAFGNGDIIIEKYIEKPKHIEVQLLGDRGGNVIHLFERDCSVQRRHQKLIEIAPSINVPQTTLDKMYEASIAIGRASGLKNAATVEFLVDKNNDFYFLEVNPRIQVEHTVTELITGIDIVQSQIFISAGDLMSGENIDIKSQEAVTKSGYAIQCRVTTEDPRNNFMPDTGEIEAYRIATGFGVRLDAGNGFTNAKITPHYDSLLVKVSTHSLQFHRAASKMLRSLSEFRIRGVKTNIPFLEKVINHKDFLEGNICTTFVDNTPELFQFPAPKDRATKALMFLANNIVNNPSGVKLTPERILPKTDAPLIPYGEKIPSGTRDILMRSGVQGVMDHIRNSKEVLFTDTTFRDAHQSLLATRVRTNDMLKISDAYARHLSQLFSLEMWGGATFDVAYRFLKESPWDRLRLLRERIPNVLFQMLLRASNAVGYTNYPDNVVKAFIKQASESGIDVFRIFDCFNWTDQMIPAIEEVKKNGRIAEAAICYTGDIENPAKSKYSLKYYTGLAKELADAGTDIIGIKDMAGLLKPYAAKTLVKAIKEETGLPVHFHTHDTSGNGEAAVLMAIEGGADIVDAAISSMSGLTSQPNLNSVLAATAFTRKASSVDAEWSQKVSDYFERVRRYYFPFESGLKSATAEVYKHEIPGGQYSNLIVQVEAMGLIDRWEEVRNMYAHVNAELGDIIKVTPSSKVVGDFALFLVRNNLSVDDIYDKSDTLSYPDSVVSFFKGMLGQPYGGFPYRLQKAVLKDEKPITERPGDALAPYDFEAAHAELKNTFGRDFNNEEVLAYALYPAVFKDFVKFTAEYGDPSVFDTKSFFYPLRKEEEIEVRIEQGKTLIIKYLGESMPDEKGFRKVYFELNGTPRTVKIKDNTLTDIIKSNIKGELGNPQDICATMPGAITKINVKKGDKVSKGDLLAVTEAMKIETKISAASGGEVAEVLLNQGDKIEAGDLIIKLS